A single window of Drosophila suzukii chromosome 3, CBGP_Dsuzu_IsoJpt1.0, whole genome shotgun sequence DNA harbors:
- the LOC139352150 gene encoding uncharacterized protein isoform X2, translating into MDTRRRWKRESGRKIFRDLEIVCSATFALAGILFTMFAFNQNVRSHRIYKWIVACLTVELETLSMFVLVARTWIPDMLAFYFICVLGIVVVLVIGCHLSFTMDLTQFIAPIFIMSFMLVIFSAYFLMTHIFLPDIKDYAYMFFEILLTLVMLSLTMLHAQTISGDRHVQMSMDDFILAALLLFHEFLVIYALTFYWQINYNYFTSSDFFWMSTSTKDTHGTTAMNRDYEDYDDKPNEEEWKITNMTNYDWAADDWEISRK; encoded by the exons ATGGACACTCGACGCAGATGGAAAAG GGAAAGCGGTCGTAAGATATTCCGTGATTTAGAGATAGTTTGCTCGGCCACCTTTGCTCTAGCCGGCATACTTTTCACCATGTTTGCCTTCAACCAAAATGTTCGCAGCCACAGGATTTACAAATGGATTGTGGCTTGTCTGACA GTGGAACTGGAAACACTTTCGATGTTCGTGCTTGTAGCTCGAACTTGGATTCCAGACATGTTAGCCTTCTACTTCATCTGCGTACTTGGAATAGTCGTAGTCCTGGTCATTGGCTGTCATCTATCGTTCACG ATGGATTTGACCCAGTTCATAGCTCCTATTTTTATAATGAGCTTTATGTTGGTCATATTCTCCGCGTATTTCCTGATGACACATATCTTTTTGCCAGACATTAAGGACTATGCCTATATGTTCTTCGAGATTTTACTAACCCTTGTAATGTTATCG CTGACCATGCTGCATGCTCAAACCATTAGTGGAGATCGGCATGTCCAGATGAGCATGGATGACTTCATCTTGGCCGCTTTGCTGCTGTTTCATGAATTTCTAGTAATATACGCCCTGACTTTCTACTGGCAAATCAACTATAACTACTTCACATCCTCTGACTTCTTCTGGATGTCGACAAGTACAAAAGATACGCATGGAACAACCGCCATGAATCGAGATTATGAAGACTATG ATGATAAACCAAATGAAGAGGAATGGAAAATTACTAATATGACAAACTATGATTGGGCTGCAGACGATTGGGAAATCAGCAGAAAGTGA
- the LOC108007541 gene encoding uncharacterized protein isoform X1 produces MYVSDEHRFYRRARRKFSFKTYGLLFLWLILALIQWMVIALIEDARTTFRSLYYICFVTFTLAVVIFAIFIFVEKVRFMKGLNFVMALVIVELQIISTFALVAISWWADVLTFFAVAVILVAIFLIIGIFLPAKMDLTLDIAVLFIIAFIFLIVASFVLLFELLVWRAAPYAYLVVELSVTLTILVFIMYHAQTINGNRFAEMRLNDFYLGSLILFHDFLIIFWLTFYWQVFYRLITPDSWIVTSTPNNYNHTPSYFDGLYNRHTHTQYDSTTEPSWTDPEPTLSYGPPPYRSPTERYPFDRRRPGNRDFAIDWTFYNLRPKNGFRTRGRSRTRGPEQNDHVDRKHDEWDPEYITQGANRDVPFDDRFDENSRHRPGEPEDLPPNEDIGPRMEEADEDVPFDVPFDDSSIYSPGESSEKQHPTLIDDVEPRIKDGDAEGKSAAGHGNPTFDFPLADYQPNDFPSMDTTKEVYQSKGSPNIYIVPKAPPIGKHEYLSSAENPYLLSNDPLSNIQERENLKIFTRPAIVFNLDSPLNEFTESEFKDDNVNFQGDEMKGQGFSSRRPYFNSENAPPWEELSKDEIIKLSRKQVPYQTNQDRWVEPIITKQPYPINLPDYEKFVMNGSASILI; encoded by the exons ATGTATGTATCGGATGAGCATCGTTTTTATCGAAGGGCGCGAAGAAAGTTTTCATTTAAAACCTATGGCTTGTTGTTTCTGTGGCTCATTTTGGCCCTGATCCAGTGGATGGTAATCGCTCTAAT AGAAGATGCAAGGACAACTTTCCGGAGCTTGTACTACATCTGTTTTGTGACCTTTACGCTGGCCGTAGTTATATTCGCCATCTTCATATTTGTGGAGAAGGTGCGTTTTATGAAAGGTCTGAACTTTGTCATGGCTTTGGTTATT GTGGAACTTCAGATCATATCCACATTTGCTCTAGTCGCCATTAGTTGGTGGGCAGATGTTCTTACCTTTTTTGCAGTGGCCGTAATATTAGTAGCAATATTCCTCATAATAGGAATATTTCTACCAGCAAAA atgGATCTCACCCTAGATATTGCGGTTCTATTTATAATCGCATTCATTTTTCTGATTGTCGCCAGCTTTGTGCTACTATTCGAACTGCTTGTCTGGAGAGCAGCTCCGTACGCCTATTTAGTGGTAGAACTATCTGTAACCCTAACGATTCTTGTG TTCATAATGTACCATGCCCAAACAATCAATGGAAACCGATTTGCGGAAATGCGTCTGAATGACTTTTACCTGGGATCTCTGATATTGTTCCACGACTTTCTCATCATTTTCTGGCTGACATTCTACTGGCAGGTCTTTTACAGACTCATTACGCCTGATTCCTGGATAGTAACATCCACCCCGAATAACTATAACCATACTCCTAGTTATTTCGACGGCCTATATAATAGGCATACGCATACGCAATATG ATTCTACAACTGAACCATCCTGGACGGATCCTGAACCCACTTTGTCATACGGTCCGCCACCATATAGAAGCCCCACAGAAAGATACCCTTTCGATAGACGAAGGCCTGGTAATAGAGATTTTGCTATAGATTGGACATTTTATAACCTAAGACCAAAAAACGGATTTCGGACCAGAGGAAGGTCCCGAACTAGAGGTCCAGAACAAAACGATCACGTGGATCGTAAACATGATGAGTGGGACCCTGAATATATTACACAAGGTGCAAATAGAGATGTACCATTTGATGATCGCTTTGACGAAAACTCAAGACATCGCCCTGGAGAGCCAGAAGATTTACCACCCAATGAGGATATTGGACCGAGGATGGAGGAAGCTGATGAGGATGTGCCCTTTGATGTTCCCTTTGACGACAGTTCAATATATAGCCCTGGAGAGTCTTCTGAAAAGCAACATCCAACACTTATAGATGATGTTGAACCAAGGATAAAGGACGGTGATGCTGAGGGAAAATCGGCAGCTGGCCACGGTAATCCAACTTTCGACTTTCCCTTGGCAGACTACCAACCAAATGATTTTCCTTCAATGGATACTACAAAGGAAGTTTATCAGTCTAAGGGCTCtccaaatatatatatagttcCCAAGGCACCACCAATCGGGAAACATGAATATCTGTCAAGTGCTGAGAACCCTTATTTACTGAGTAATGATCCTCTAAGCAATATTCAAGAACGAGAAAATCTCAAAATTTTTACTCGTCCTGCAATAGTATTCAATCTAGACTCTCCACTAAATGAGTTTACAGAAAGTGAATTTAAGGATGACAATGTTAACTTTCAAGGCGACGAAATGAAGGGACAAGGATTTTCATCAAGAAGGCCATATTTTAATTCCGAAAACGCACCTCCTTGGGAAGAATTGAGCAAAGATGAAATAATAAAACTATCAAGGAAGCAGGTTCCGTATCAAACAAATCAGGATCGTTGGGTAGAACCAATAATTACAAAACAGCCTTATCCAATAAACCTTCCAGACTACGAGAAATTTGTAATGAATGGCAGTGCGAGCATATTGATATAA
- the LOC108007541 gene encoding uncharacterized protein isoform X2, giving the protein MKGLNFVMALVIVELQIISTFALVAISWWADVLTFFAVAVILVAIFLIIGIFLPAKMDLTLDIAVLFIIAFIFLIVASFVLLFELLVWRAAPYAYLVVELSVTLTILVFIMYHAQTINGNRFAEMRLNDFYLGSLILFHDFLIIFWLTFYWQVFYRLITPDSWIVTSTPNNYNHTPSYFDGLYNRHTHTQYDSTTEPSWTDPEPTLSYGPPPYRSPTERYPFDRRRPGNRDFAIDWTFYNLRPKNGFRTRGRSRTRGPEQNDHVDRKHDEWDPEYITQGANRDVPFDDRFDENSRHRPGEPEDLPPNEDIGPRMEEADEDVPFDVPFDDSSIYSPGESSEKQHPTLIDDVEPRIKDGDAEGKSAAGHGNPTFDFPLADYQPNDFPSMDTTKEVYQSKGSPNIYIVPKAPPIGKHEYLSSAENPYLLSNDPLSNIQERENLKIFTRPAIVFNLDSPLNEFTESEFKDDNVNFQGDEMKGQGFSSRRPYFNSENAPPWEELSKDEIIKLSRKQVPYQTNQDRWVEPIITKQPYPINLPDYEKFVMNGSASILI; this is encoded by the exons ATGAAAGGTCTGAACTTTGTCATGGCTTTGGTTATT GTGGAACTTCAGATCATATCCACATTTGCTCTAGTCGCCATTAGTTGGTGGGCAGATGTTCTTACCTTTTTTGCAGTGGCCGTAATATTAGTAGCAATATTCCTCATAATAGGAATATTTCTACCAGCAAAA atgGATCTCACCCTAGATATTGCGGTTCTATTTATAATCGCATTCATTTTTCTGATTGTCGCCAGCTTTGTGCTACTATTCGAACTGCTTGTCTGGAGAGCAGCTCCGTACGCCTATTTAGTGGTAGAACTATCTGTAACCCTAACGATTCTTGTG TTCATAATGTACCATGCCCAAACAATCAATGGAAACCGATTTGCGGAAATGCGTCTGAATGACTTTTACCTGGGATCTCTGATATTGTTCCACGACTTTCTCATCATTTTCTGGCTGACATTCTACTGGCAGGTCTTTTACAGACTCATTACGCCTGATTCCTGGATAGTAACATCCACCCCGAATAACTATAACCATACTCCTAGTTATTTCGACGGCCTATATAATAGGCATACGCATACGCAATATG ATTCTACAACTGAACCATCCTGGACGGATCCTGAACCCACTTTGTCATACGGTCCGCCACCATATAGAAGCCCCACAGAAAGATACCCTTTCGATAGACGAAGGCCTGGTAATAGAGATTTTGCTATAGATTGGACATTTTATAACCTAAGACCAAAAAACGGATTTCGGACCAGAGGAAGGTCCCGAACTAGAGGTCCAGAACAAAACGATCACGTGGATCGTAAACATGATGAGTGGGACCCTGAATATATTACACAAGGTGCAAATAGAGATGTACCATTTGATGATCGCTTTGACGAAAACTCAAGACATCGCCCTGGAGAGCCAGAAGATTTACCACCCAATGAGGATATTGGACCGAGGATGGAGGAAGCTGATGAGGATGTGCCCTTTGATGTTCCCTTTGACGACAGTTCAATATATAGCCCTGGAGAGTCTTCTGAAAAGCAACATCCAACACTTATAGATGATGTTGAACCAAGGATAAAGGACGGTGATGCTGAGGGAAAATCGGCAGCTGGCCACGGTAATCCAACTTTCGACTTTCCCTTGGCAGACTACCAACCAAATGATTTTCCTTCAATGGATACTACAAAGGAAGTTTATCAGTCTAAGGGCTCtccaaatatatatatagttcCCAAGGCACCACCAATCGGGAAACATGAATATCTGTCAAGTGCTGAGAACCCTTATTTACTGAGTAATGATCCTCTAAGCAATATTCAAGAACGAGAAAATCTCAAAATTTTTACTCGTCCTGCAATAGTATTCAATCTAGACTCTCCACTAAATGAGTTTACAGAAAGTGAATTTAAGGATGACAATGTTAACTTTCAAGGCGACGAAATGAAGGGACAAGGATTTTCATCAAGAAGGCCATATTTTAATTCCGAAAACGCACCTCCTTGGGAAGAATTGAGCAAAGATGAAATAATAAAACTATCAAGGAAGCAGGTTCCGTATCAAACAAATCAGGATCGTTGGGTAGAACCAATAATTACAAAACAGCCTTATCCAATAAACCTTCCAGACTACGAGAAATTTGTAATGAATGGCAGTGCGAGCATATTGATATAA
- the LOC139352150 gene encoding uncharacterized protein isoform X1 gives MDTRRRWKRFGRRTYATFAIFLAIALGQWIIVCLVESGRKIFRDLEIVCSATFALAGILFTMFAFNQNVRSHRIYKWIVACLTVELETLSMFVLVARTWIPDMLAFYFICVLGIVVVLVIGCHLSFTMDLTQFIAPIFIMSFMLVIFSAYFLMTHIFLPDIKDYAYMFFEILLTLVMLSLTMLHAQTISGDRHVQMSMDDFILAALLLFHEFLVIYALTFYWQINYNYFTSSDFFWMSTSTKDTHGTTAMNRDYEDYDDKPNEEEWKITNMTNYDWAADDWEISRK, from the exons ATGGACACTCGACGCAGATGGAAAAGGTTTGGTCGCCGAACTTACGCAACCTTTGCGATCTTTTTGGCAATAGCTTTAGGTCAATGGATTATTGTCTGCTTGGT GGAAAGCGGTCGTAAGATATTCCGTGATTTAGAGATAGTTTGCTCGGCCACCTTTGCTCTAGCCGGCATACTTTTCACCATGTTTGCCTTCAACCAAAATGTTCGCAGCCACAGGATTTACAAATGGATTGTGGCTTGTCTGACA GTGGAACTGGAAACACTTTCGATGTTCGTGCTTGTAGCTCGAACTTGGATTCCAGACATGTTAGCCTTCTACTTCATCTGCGTACTTGGAATAGTCGTAGTCCTGGTCATTGGCTGTCATCTATCGTTCACG ATGGATTTGACCCAGTTCATAGCTCCTATTTTTATAATGAGCTTTATGTTGGTCATATTCTCCGCGTATTTCCTGATGACACATATCTTTTTGCCAGACATTAAGGACTATGCCTATATGTTCTTCGAGATTTTACTAACCCTTGTAATGTTATCG CTGACCATGCTGCATGCTCAAACCATTAGTGGAGATCGGCATGTCCAGATGAGCATGGATGACTTCATCTTGGCCGCTTTGCTGCTGTTTCATGAATTTCTAGTAATATACGCCCTGACTTTCTACTGGCAAATCAACTATAACTACTTCACATCCTCTGACTTCTTCTGGATGTCGACAAGTACAAAAGATACGCATGGAACAACCGCCATGAATCGAGATTATGAAGACTATG ATGATAAACCAAATGAAGAGGAATGGAAAATTACTAATATGACAAACTATGATTGGGCTGCAGACGATTGGGAAATCAGCAGAAAGTGA